From the genome of Amycolatopsis sp. NBC_01488, one region includes:
- a CDS encoding LLM class flavin-dependent oxidoreductase produces MRVGIVILPEDRWWAAEPKWRAAEEYGFDHAWTYDHLGWRNLVDGPWFSAVPTLTAAAMVTSRIRLGTFVASPVARHPVPFMRELTTLDDISDGRFVLGVGAGVDHQHYDGAVLGAPELTVKQRADRFTEFVEALDGLLMTDKFDFDGEYYRAREARNLPGTVQRPRLPFVVAANGPRTMTLAARFGAGWVTTGRGGKTEDEWWGGIKQLTEVFDQRLDDVGRDRASIQRHLSLDASPVFSLSSVEAFRDAAGRAGELGFTDVIAHWPRSSSPYEGREAVLEQVASDVLPELHAGPNG; encoded by the coding sequence GTGCGAGTAGGCATCGTGATTCTCCCGGAAGATCGTTGGTGGGCCGCCGAGCCGAAGTGGCGCGCCGCCGAGGAATACGGCTTCGACCACGCCTGGACGTACGACCACCTGGGCTGGAGAAACCTGGTCGACGGCCCGTGGTTCTCCGCGGTCCCGACCCTGACGGCGGCGGCGATGGTGACGTCCCGGATCCGGCTGGGCACGTTCGTGGCGTCCCCGGTCGCCCGGCACCCGGTGCCGTTCATGCGCGAGCTGACCACCCTGGACGACATCTCCGACGGCCGGTTCGTCCTGGGCGTCGGCGCGGGCGTCGACCACCAGCACTACGACGGTGCGGTCCTCGGCGCCCCCGAGCTGACGGTCAAGCAGCGCGCGGACCGGTTCACCGAGTTCGTCGAGGCGCTCGACGGCCTGCTGATGACGGACAAGTTCGACTTCGACGGCGAGTACTACCGGGCCCGTGAGGCCCGCAACCTGCCGGGCACGGTCCAGCGTCCGCGGCTGCCGTTCGTGGTCGCGGCGAACGGCCCGCGCACGATGACCCTGGCGGCCCGCTTCGGCGCGGGCTGGGTCACGACCGGCCGCGGCGGCAAGACCGAGGACGAGTGGTGGGGCGGCATCAAGCAGCTCACCGAGGTCTTCGACCAGCGGCTGGACGACGTGGGCCGCGACCGCGCGAGCATCCAGCGCCACCTTTCGCTGGACGCGTCACCGGTGTTCTCACTGAGCAGCGTGGAGGCGTTCCGGGACGCGGCGGGCCGCGCGGGAGAGCTGGGCTTCACCGACGTCATCGCGCACTGGCCACGCTCGTCGTCGCCGTACGAAGGCCGCGAAGCCGTCCTGGAGCAGGTGGCGAGCGACGTTCTCCCGGAGCTGCACGCTGGTCCGAACGGGTGA
- a CDS encoding HAD family hydrolase: protein MIASDVDGTLLGPSESLSARTIATVRRAIEAGVPFVLASGRPPRWIAPVAEPLELTGYAVCANGAVLYDCGREEVVAVHGLLKPELLHDIAHALDKAVPGCRLAAERVSTDADHEMRSFVIEPNYHNPWGDGEGRTAPRAEVLGHAAIKLLVSHRGMSSEEMSDAINALFDREVDVTYSSSGGLVELSAHGITKATGLADVAERLDVEREQVIAFGDMPNDVEMLRWAGHGVAMENGHRAVLAVADEVTGPAGEDGVAQVLERWF from the coding sequence TTGATCGCGTCCGACGTCGACGGCACCCTGCTCGGCCCCTCCGAATCGCTCAGCGCCCGCACCATCGCGACCGTCCGCCGGGCGATCGAGGCCGGCGTGCCGTTCGTGCTGGCCAGCGGCCGGCCGCCGCGCTGGATCGCGCCCGTGGCCGAGCCCCTCGAACTGACCGGGTACGCGGTGTGCGCGAACGGCGCCGTCCTGTACGACTGCGGCCGCGAGGAGGTGGTCGCGGTGCACGGCCTGCTGAAGCCGGAGCTGCTCCACGACATCGCGCACGCGCTCGACAAGGCCGTGCCCGGCTGCCGGCTGGCCGCCGAGCGCGTCAGCACCGACGCCGACCACGAGATGCGCAGCTTCGTGATCGAGCCGAACTACCACAACCCGTGGGGCGACGGCGAAGGCCGCACCGCGCCGCGCGCCGAGGTGCTCGGGCACGCGGCGATCAAGCTGCTGGTCAGCCACCGCGGGATGTCGTCCGAGGAGATGTCCGACGCGATCAACGCCCTGTTCGACCGCGAGGTCGACGTCACGTACTCGTCGTCGGGCGGGCTGGTCGAGCTGTCCGCGCACGGGATCACGAAGGCGACCGGCCTGGCCGACGTCGCCGAGCGCCTGGACGTCGAGCGCGAGCAGGTGATCGCCTTCGGCGACATGCCCAACGACGTCGAGATGTTGCGCTGGGCCGGCCACGGCGTCGCGATGGAGAACGGGCACCGGGCGGTGCTCGCGGTGGCCGACGAGGTCACCGGTCCGGCCGGCGAAGACGGCGTCGCGCAGGTCCTCGAGCGTTGGTTCTAG
- a CDS encoding lysophospholipid acyltransferase family protein, producing MADLVYPPVIAAARTMFRVLDNRIQVEGAEHIPRHGGAVIACNHVSYLDFIFCGLGARPAKRLTRFMAKKEIFDNKIAGPLMRGMHHISVDRSAGVASYREALKKLQAGEVVGVFPEATISRSFTVKEIKSGAVRMAAAADVPVVPMALWGTQRLWTKGRPKDLTRRHVPVSILIGEPMHPAKGDDWDVVTKELRTRMSALLDRAQADYPDRPASDEERWWLPAHLGGTAPTPSEAAELDRL from the coding sequence ATGGCTGACCTGGTGTACCCGCCCGTGATCGCGGCGGCCCGGACGATGTTCCGGGTACTGGACAACCGCATCCAGGTCGAGGGTGCGGAGCACATCCCGCGCCACGGCGGTGCGGTCATCGCGTGCAACCACGTGAGCTACCTCGACTTCATCTTCTGCGGCCTCGGCGCGCGCCCGGCCAAGCGGCTGACGCGGTTCATGGCGAAGAAGGAGATCTTCGACAACAAGATCGCCGGACCGCTGATGCGCGGGATGCACCACATCTCCGTCGACCGCTCCGCCGGCGTGGCCTCCTACCGCGAGGCGCTCAAGAAGCTGCAGGCCGGCGAGGTCGTCGGCGTCTTCCCGGAAGCGACGATCAGCCGGTCGTTCACCGTCAAGGAGATCAAGTCGGGCGCCGTCCGGATGGCCGCGGCGGCCGACGTCCCGGTCGTGCCGATGGCGCTGTGGGGCACGCAGCGGCTGTGGACCAAGGGCCGGCCGAAGGACCTGACCCGGCGGCACGTGCCGGTCTCGATCCTCATCGGCGAGCCGATGCACCCGGCGAAGGGCGACGACTGGGACGTCGTGACGAAGGAGCTGCGCACCCGGATGAGCGCGCTGCTCGACCGGGCCCAGGCCGACTACCCGGACCGGCCCGCGTCCGACGAAGAGCGCTGGTGGCTGCCCGCCCACCTGGGCGGGACCGCGCCGACGCCCTCCGAAGCGGCCGAGCTGGACCGGCTGTGA